The following proteins are encoded in a genomic region of Amia ocellicauda isolate fAmiCal2 chromosome 6, fAmiCal2.hap1, whole genome shotgun sequence:
- the ildr1a gene encoding immunoglobulin-like domain-containing receptor 1a, producing MRNSILAAFLLGLLPTGILPVQVTVQDSLRKVTLFASITLKCDYSTSANLQDVLVTWRFKSYCQDPILQYFSTAYQAAQSLGQDPTNDCPDSIRTVRVVIQKKGSNEPTLGTDYSQRRITIQNKADLVIQEVMWWDNGVYYCSVYAAGDTSGNPENFVKLIVYNWEVVIFIILGFLLLLILLCVCWCQCCPQRCCCYVRCPCCPTKCCCPEKAVMRYKMMKDAQKAMSQWSYGQPIYAPMGSKASSQHPLLYTDYGMKQNIPLTAMPPPPPPPQPLYPGNNPNHVLDYIENQVRSMDSGTPQMQVMQYQPQQQLPPQSVMGQPVPFPPGPPSMISSLNDIGVREVDRRVIHLPPIMERMPDSSQRTPAGPRGLHPGGGGGRSSSSSAATSRSQQRPGSSRNHQPRRDNFEMGRPVPRRDFSPPRRSVQHGYSDDESSYNSRRGPRPARGGHHSNASSRREGRLRSRSRDDLMEDLRRPPRRDRSYSPTPRRDSVSSEDEDSRRGARGHRLWPEKPPSYTSIEIQPGRARNGAVLNAERYSDKSSRSGRSMVI from the exons ATGAGGAATTCAATACTGGCTGCCTTTCTGCTGGGGCTCCTGCCGACAG GGATTCTGCCTGTCCAGGTGACTGTACAGGATTCGTTGCGCAAGGTCACCTTGTTTGCTTCGATCACTCTGAAGTGTGATTATTCAACCTCTGCCAACCTACAGGATGTCCTGGTCACTTGGCGCTTCAAGTCCTACTGTCAGGACCCGATCCTCCAGTACTTCTCCACAG CATACCAGGCCGCTCAGTCCTTGGGCCAGGACCCTACGAATGATTGCCCGGACAGCATTCGAACGGTGAGGGTGGTAATCCAGAAGAAGGGCTCCAATGAACCCACTCTGGGCACAGACTACAGCCAGCGGAGAATCACCATCCAGAACA AGGCTGACCTGGTGATTCAGGAAGTGATGTGGTGGGACAATGGTGTCTACTACTGTTCCGTCTACGCTGCAGGTGACACCAGCGGCAATCCTGAAAATTTTGTGAAACTCATCGTCTATA ACTGGGAGGTGGTCATCTTCATTATCCTCGGCTTCCTGCTTTTGCTCATtctcctgtgtgtctgctgGTGCCAGTGCTGCCCTCAGCGCTGCTGCTGCTACGTGCGCTGCCCCTGCTGCCCCACCAAGTGCTGCTGCCCAGAGAAAG CTGTGATGCGCTACAAGATGATGAAGGATGCTCAGAAGGCCATGTCCCAGTGGTCATACGGACAACCTATTTATGCACCGATGGGCTCCAAAGCATCCTCCCAGCACCCCTTGCTCTACACAG ATTATGGTATGAAACAAAACATCCCTTTGACAGCcatgcctcctcctcctcctcctcctcaacctCTCTATCCTGGCAACAACCCCAACCATGTCCTGGACTACATCGAGAACCAGGTGAGGAGCATGGATTCAGGCACCCCACAGATGCAGGTAATGCAGTACCAGCCACAGCAGCAGCTGCCGCCCCAGTCCGTCATGGGCCAGCCAGTGCCCTTTCCCCCTGGCCCTCCCAGCATGATCTCCTCTCTCAATGACATTGGCGTGCGTGAGGTGGACCGGCGAGTCATCCACCTGCCGCCCATTATGGAGAGGATGCCTGATTCCTCACAGAGGACCCCTGCAGGGCCTAGGGGGCTCCACCCAGGTGGTGGGGGAGGCCGGTCCAGCAGTAGCTCAGCAGCCACAAGCCGCAGCCAGCAACGCCCAGGGTCATCCAGGAACCACCAGCCGCGGAGGGACAACTTTGAAATGGGTCGGCCTGTTCCTCGGAGGGACTTCTCCCCCCCGCGCCGCAGCGTCCAGCACGGCTACAGCGATGATGAGTCCAGTTACAATAGCCGGAGAGGCCCCAGGCCAGCCAGGGGGGGGCACCACAGCAACGCGAGCAGCAGAAGGGAGGGCCGGCTCCGGTCCAGGAGCCGTGATGACCTCATGGAGGATCTGCGGCGCCCCCCACGCAGGGACAGGAGCTACTCCCCAACGCCACGGAGGGACTCGGTGAGCTCGGAGGACGAGGACAGCAGGAGAGGCGCGCGCGGCCACAGGCTCTGGCCTGAGAAGCCACCCAGCTACACCTCCATAGAGATCCAGCCCGGGAGGGCCCGAAACGGGGCTGTGCTAAACGCCGAGCGATACTCT GACAAGAGTTCCCGCAGTGGCAGGAGTATGGTGATATAA